In one window of Neisseria subflava DNA:
- a CDS encoding acyl carrier protein, giving the protein MTEQEVRTLLTDALVNLFEIGPERIKPETNLYEDLEIDSIDAIDLIDHIKRETGRKLQAEDFRNVRTVEDVVQAVLKVQQDS; this is encoded by the coding sequence ATGACCGAACAAGAAGTACGCACCCTGCTGACCGATGCACTGGTTAACCTGTTTGAAATCGGACCGGAACGCATCAAACCCGAAACCAACCTCTACGAAGATTTGGAAATCGACAGCATCGACGCCATCGACCTTATCGACCACATCAAACGCGAAACCGGCCGCAAACTGCAAGCTGAAGACTTCCGTAATGTGCGTACTGTAGAAGACGTGGTTCAAGCGGTTTTGAAAGTACAACAAGATTCCTGA
- a CDS encoding phosphopantetheine-binding protein: MNNLENQIKELIIDSLGLEDITPADIGSEDPLFGDEGLGLDSVDALELGLAVQKTFGFQLDGENDNLRENFANVKTLAEFVKSRQA; this comes from the coding sequence ATGAATAACTTAGAAAACCAAATCAAAGAATTAATCATCGACAGCTTGGGGCTGGAAGACATCACCCCTGCCGACATCGGCAGCGAAGACCCGCTCTTCGGCGACGAAGGCTTGGGTTTAGATTCCGTCGACGCGCTGGAACTCGGTTTGGCAGTGCAAAAAACCTTCGGCTTCCAGCTCGACGGTGAAAACGACAACCTGCGCGAAAACTTCGCCAACGTCAAAACACTGGCCGAGTTCGTCAAGAGCCGCCAAGCATAA
- a CDS encoding lysophospholipid acyltransferase family protein: MKTLDYFRRFFATLFGFILFGVAGVLFKIALLPYTLKSTKGDIKRQLEARRMIGRVWRFFVGYLQWSGVLSVRFNGLEKLGRPGQLILANHPSLLDIVLLISHYSEPNVLVKKDLLHNPSMKSQIIASGYIPNDESMEMLEEIDAVVKSGQSLLIFPEGTRTGWDGQVKMHRGAISLGLRSASVITPVCIKMTPPNFKKGQPWYKIPPHKIHYEITVGDDILPEEWLEEKPLPIAARRLNEYLQDYFTRKTT, encoded by the coding sequence ATGAAGACTTTAGACTATTTCCGTCGCTTTTTTGCCACACTCTTCGGCTTCATCCTCTTCGGCGTTGCAGGCGTATTGTTCAAAATCGCACTTTTGCCCTATACGCTCAAATCGACCAAAGGCGACATCAAACGCCAACTTGAAGCAAGACGCATGATAGGCAGAGTTTGGCGTTTCTTTGTCGGCTACCTGCAATGGTCGGGAGTATTAAGCGTCCGTTTCAACGGATTGGAAAAACTCGGCAGGCCCGGCCAGCTCATTCTTGCCAACCATCCCTCGCTTTTGGATATCGTCTTGCTGATCAGCCACTATTCCGAGCCGAACGTACTGGTTAAAAAAGACCTGTTGCACAACCCCAGCATGAAAAGCCAGATTATCGCTTCAGGCTACATCCCCAACGACGAAAGCATGGAAATGCTGGAAGAAATCGACGCCGTGGTCAAAAGCGGGCAAAGTTTGCTGATTTTCCCCGAAGGCACGCGCACAGGCTGGGATGGACAGGTTAAAATGCACCGTGGCGCGATATCGCTCGGTTTGCGCAGCGCATCGGTCATCACCCCCGTGTGCATCAAAATGACGCCGCCCAATTTCAAAAAAGGCCAGCCTTGGTACAAAATACCGCCGCACAAAATCCATTATGAAATCACCGTCGGCGACGACATCCTGCCCGAAGAATGGCTGGAGGAAAAACCCTTACCCATCGCCGCAAGGCGTTTAAACGAATACCTTCAAGACTATTTCACAAGGAAAACCACATGA
- a CDS encoding beta-ketoacyl synthase chain length factor has translation MPQNVCRFSFNIAAWQASSSRISTPEQWQDWAQGKLDTASLPECKPALSFLPPMQRRRLGKAARLVCDAAWNLADQYPESVPVYVSHDGESNRSFELWQELLNTHTVSPTSFGLSVHNATIGQWSMLRKDMSEHTALAVAADSFETALTEAFALLQDDATSVLVIVADDPLSEDYPVLATRAPFAYALALVITKGEDYTLSLETTSERPSENPNDTTVEPYWSSLEWVRFLLSDDRQHTQHYAGRNWHWQKNA, from the coding sequence ATGCCTCAAAACGTTTGCCGTTTCAGCTTTAATATCGCCGCGTGGCAGGCCTCCTCCAGCAGAATCAGTACGCCGGAGCAATGGCAGGACTGGGCGCAGGGAAAACTCGATACCGCCTCACTACCGGAGTGCAAACCCGCGCTCTCCTTTTTGCCGCCTATGCAACGCCGCCGCTTGGGAAAAGCGGCGCGCTTGGTTTGTGATGCGGCATGGAATCTAGCCGACCAATATCCTGAAAGCGTACCGGTGTACGTTTCGCACGACGGCGAAAGCAACCGCAGCTTTGAATTGTGGCAAGAGCTTTTGAACACGCATACCGTATCGCCGACCTCATTCGGCCTGTCCGTTCACAACGCGACGATTGGGCAATGGTCGATGTTGCGCAAAGACATGAGCGAACATACCGCGTTGGCCGTTGCCGCCGATTCCTTTGAAACCGCGCTGACCGAGGCATTTGCGCTTTTACAAGACGACGCAACATCCGTTTTAGTGATTGTTGCCGATGATCCGTTGTCTGAAGACTATCCCGTCTTGGCTACACGTGCGCCGTTTGCCTATGCATTGGCACTGGTCATCACCAAAGGCGAAGACTATACCTTAAGCTTGGAAACCACATCCGAGAGGCCGTCTGAAAACCCTAACGATACAACAGTCGAGCCCTACTGGAGCAGCTTGGAGTGGGTACGCTTCCTGCTTTCAGACGACCGACAACACACGCAACACTATGCCGGTAGAAACTGGCACTGGCAGAAAAACGCATGA
- a CDS encoding thioester dehydrase, which yields MPSIPSAPIYDVASLLPHSGHMVLIDCVKEFGDDYTVCRAPVGDKHILLQDGVLPSMAYMELMAQGIGAFAGIEALKAGEPVRLGFLLGTRKLDLFADSVPVGTELEVRAHVSIQDLGGMGVFDCELRWMDAPEDVKHLLPTDGLLAKASLNVYSPKDG from the coding sequence ATGCCTTCAATACCGAGTGCCCCGATTTATGATGTGGCTTCGCTGCTTCCGCACAGCGGACATATGGTGCTAATCGATTGTGTGAAAGAATTTGGCGATGACTACACGGTTTGCCGTGCGCCGGTTGGCGACAAGCATATTTTGCTGCAGGATGGTGTGTTGCCGTCTATGGCTTATATGGAATTGATGGCGCAGGGCATAGGCGCGTTCGCAGGCATTGAGGCTTTAAAGGCCGGAGAGCCTGTCCGCTTGGGTTTTTTATTGGGAACGCGCAAGCTGGATTTGTTTGCCGATTCCGTGCCTGTCGGTACTGAGCTGGAAGTCAGGGCGCATGTGTCCATTCAAGATTTGGGCGGCATGGGCGTATTTGATTGCGAGTTGCGCTGGATGGATGCGCCGGAAGATGTGAAGCATCTGTTGCCGACGGACGGTTTGCTGGCAAAAGCTTCTTTAAATGTGTACAGTCCGAAAGACGGTTAA
- the fabG gene encoding 3-oxoacyl-ACP reductase FabG, which translates to MSETILITGSNRGIGKAVALGLAQDGFDIVVHCRSRRDEAEAVAEEIRILGRNARVLQFDVSDREACREILTADIEANGTYYGVVLNAGLTRDNAFPAFTDDDWDLVLRTNLDGFYNVLHPLTMPMIRRRKAGRIVCMASVSGLTGNRGQVNYSASKAGLIGAAKALAVELAKRKITVNCVAPGLIDTDIIDENVPVEEILKAVPAARMGLPEEVAHAVRFLMDEKAAYITRQVIAVNGGLC; encoded by the coding sequence ATGAGTGAAACTATTTTAATTACAGGGTCTAATCGCGGTATCGGCAAAGCCGTCGCGCTTGGTTTGGCGCAGGATGGCTTTGATATTGTCGTCCACTGTCGCAGCCGCCGCGATGAAGCGGAAGCCGTCGCGGAAGAAATCCGTATATTGGGTAGAAATGCGCGCGTGTTGCAGTTTGACGTGTCCGACCGAGAAGCCTGCCGTGAAATTTTGACTGCCGACATTGAGGCAAACGGCACATATTACGGCGTGGTGCTGAATGCCGGCCTGACGCGAGACAATGCGTTTCCTGCGTTTACAGATGACGATTGGGACTTGGTACTGCGTACCAATTTGGACGGTTTTTATAATGTATTGCACCCTTTGACCATGCCGATGATCCGCCGCCGCAAAGCAGGACGGATTGTGTGCATGGCGTCGGTGTCCGGTTTGACGGGCAACCGCGGTCAGGTCAATTACAGCGCGTCCAAAGCGGGCCTGATCGGCGCGGCAAAAGCCTTGGCGGTTGAGTTGGCAAAACGCAAAATTACCGTCAACTGCGTGGCGCCGGGCCTTATCGATACCGATATTATCGATGAGAACGTACCTGTTGAAGAAATCTTAAAGGCCGTCCCTGCCGCACGTATGGGATTGCCCGAGGAAGTGGCGCATGCGGTGCGCTTTTTAATGGATGAAAAAGCGGCGTACATTACGCGCCAAGTGATTGCTGTGAACGGAGGTTTGTGTTGA
- a CDS encoding beta-ketoacyl-ACP synthase, whose product MLNTRRVVVTGIGGITAFGRDWQSIQTAFKAEKNAVKHMDWSERFPELEAQLGAPIEGYSPPEHWTRKQLRSMGRVSHLCVDAAEQALTDAGLLGDESITDGRMGVACGSSVGSTKDIGDMGELLLTGTSRNFNANTYVRMMPHTTAANIGIFFGLKGRIIPTSSACSSGSQGIGYAYEAIKYGMIDMMLAGGGEEFCPSEVYVFDSLYAASRRNGEPELTPRPYDNARDGLVIGEGAGIFVLEELEHARARGAKIYAELVGYGANSDGSHVTQPQKETMQKCMELALKDAGITPDKVGYVSGHGTATEKGDIAETLATEAVFGFVPMSSQKSYLGHTLGACGALEAWFTIEMMNNGWFAPTINLENIDPRCGKVDYIQTGGREIQTDYVVSNNFAFGGVNTSLVFKRWQE is encoded by the coding sequence GTGTTGAATACCAGAAGAGTCGTAGTAACAGGTATCGGCGGTATTACCGCCTTCGGCCGTGATTGGCAAAGTATTCAGACGGCCTTTAAAGCCGAAAAAAACGCAGTCAAACATATGGACTGGAGCGAACGCTTTCCTGAATTAGAAGCGCAACTGGGTGCGCCGATTGAAGGCTATTCTCCTCCCGAACATTGGACGCGCAAGCAGCTCAGAAGCATGGGGCGCGTATCGCATTTGTGTGTCGATGCGGCGGAACAAGCCTTGACGGATGCGGGCTTGCTGGGTGATGAAAGCATTACAGACGGCCGTATGGGCGTAGCGTGCGGTTCGTCTGTCGGCAGTACCAAAGACATCGGCGATATGGGCGAACTTTTGCTCACCGGCACATCGCGCAATTTTAACGCCAATACTTATGTGCGCATGATGCCGCATACGACTGCCGCCAATATCGGTATTTTCTTCGGCTTGAAAGGCCGCATTATTCCGACTTCAAGCGCGTGTTCTTCGGGCAGTCAAGGCATTGGTTATGCTTATGAAGCGATTAAATACGGCATGATAGACATGATGCTGGCTGGCGGCGGTGAAGAGTTTTGTCCGTCTGAAGTGTATGTATTCGACTCGCTTTATGCCGCCAGCCGCCGCAACGGCGAACCTGAGCTGACGCCACGCCCTTACGACAACGCTCGAGACGGCTTGGTCATCGGCGAAGGTGCAGGCATATTCGTATTGGAAGAATTGGAACACGCCCGTGCGCGCGGTGCGAAAATCTATGCCGAGCTTGTCGGCTATGGCGCCAACAGTGACGGCAGCCACGTTACCCAGCCGCAAAAAGAAACCATGCAAAAATGTATGGAGCTTGCGCTGAAAGATGCCGGTATTACGCCTGATAAAGTCGGCTATGTCAGCGGCCACGGTACGGCGACCGAAAAAGGCGATATTGCCGAAACATTGGCGACTGAGGCAGTGTTTGGTTTTGTGCCGATGAGTTCGCAAAAAAGCTATCTCGGCCATACACTCGGCGCGTGCGGCGCATTGGAAGCCTGGTTTACCATCGAAATGATGAACAACGGCTGGTTTGCGCCGACCATCAATTTGGAAAATATTGATCCGCGTTGCGGCAAGGTGGATTACATTCAAACAGGCGGACGCGAGATTCAAACCGATTATGTGGTCAGCAATAACTTTGCTTTTGGCGGCGTCAATACTTCGCTGGTGTTCAAACGTTGGCAAGAATAA
- a CDS encoding RDD family protein — protein sequence MTRLPTAPLKRRLAALVYELLLTGAVTSIAALAAGIVAIFLNPISTRLSMLATCLILFYAWWLYFRANWHKKGQTLAMQTWKIGLADKNDIQPPLPQLRLRFIWASIFIVFIPLFAYAGLRHLLNIPPKGAFGAALIWLILPWGFALFHPDRQFLYDFLAGTRLVDLNQKKTNE from the coding sequence ATGACCCGTCTTCCTACCGCACCACTCAAACGCCGCCTCGCCGCACTGGTTTACGAACTTCTGCTGACCGGCGCCGTTACCAGCATTGCCGCCCTTGCAGCCGGTATTGTCGCCATCTTTCTCAATCCCATTTCCACGCGCCTGTCCATGCTGGCAACCTGTCTGATTCTGTTCTACGCATGGTGGCTCTACTTTCGCGCCAACTGGCACAAAAAAGGCCAAACCCTCGCCATGCAGACATGGAAAATCGGTTTAGCCGATAAAAACGATATCCAGCCGCCCCTGCCACAGCTGCGCCTGCGCTTTATTTGGGCAAGCATTTTCATTGTGTTCATTCCCCTGTTTGCCTATGCCGGATTGCGACATCTGCTCAATATACCGCCCAAAGGCGCATTCGGCGCCGCACTCATTTGGCTCATCCTGCCATGGGGCTTCGCCCTGTTCCATCCCGACCGCCAGTTCCTCTACGACTTCTTGGCTGGAACAAGGCTGGTGGATTTAAATCAGAAGAAAACAAACGAATAA
- the holA gene encoding DNA polymerase III subunit delta, whose amino-acid sequence MAAAPIESLRHDTPLQPLYIIHGEEDLLRIEALDTLRAAAKKQGYLNREVYTAENNFDWNELLQSAGSAGLFADLKLLEIHIPNGKPGKNGGDALQTFAERLPEDTVTLILLPKLEKAQIQSKWFSALAGKGIVLEAKAVAPHALPQWIQGRLKQQGLDIEPEALALFAERVEGNLLAARQEIEKLALLHPQGHLINIADAEAAVATVARFDVFQLAGAWMKGDALRVSRLLDGLEEEGEEPVLLLWAVAEDIRTLIRLTAALKQGQNIQSLRNSLRLWGDKQTLAPMAAKRISINRLLDALKTCAKIDRIIKGAEEGDAWTEFKQLVTSLAA is encoded by the coding sequence ATGGCTGCCGCGCCCATTGAGAGCCTGCGCCACGATACGCCGCTCCAACCGTTGTACATTATTCACGGCGAAGAGGATTTATTGCGCATCGAGGCGTTGGATACACTGCGTGCAGCCGCAAAAAAACAAGGCTATCTCAACCGCGAAGTCTATACCGCCGAAAACAATTTTGACTGGAACGAGCTGTTGCAAAGTGCCGGCAGCGCAGGTTTATTTGCCGATTTAAAACTGCTGGAAATCCACATCCCCAACGGCAAGCCCGGCAAAAACGGAGGCGATGCCCTGCAAACCTTCGCCGAACGCCTGCCCGAAGATACGGTTACGCTCATCCTCCTGCCTAAGCTTGAAAAAGCGCAAATCCAGTCCAAATGGTTTTCCGCATTGGCAGGCAAAGGCATCGTCTTAGAAGCCAAAGCCGTTGCACCACATGCTTTGCCGCAATGGATACAGGGCCGTCTGAAACAGCAGGGTTTGGATATCGAACCTGAAGCACTTGCCCTTTTTGCCGAGCGCGTCGAAGGCAATCTTTTGGCCGCCCGTCAGGAAATCGAAAAACTCGCCCTGCTCCACCCCCAAGGCCATTTGATCAATATTGCCGATGCAGAGGCTGCGGTTGCCACCGTCGCCCGCTTCGACGTATTCCAACTGGCAGGCGCATGGATGAAAGGCGATGCCCTGCGCGTTTCCCGTTTGCTGGACGGTTTGGAAGAAGAAGGCGAAGAGCCGGTTTTGCTGTTGTGGGCGGTTGCCGAAGACATCCGCACCCTAATCCGCCTCACTGCCGCACTCAAGCAAGGCCAAAACATCCAAAGCCTGCGCAACAGCCTGCGCTTATGGGGTGACAAGCAGACCCTTGCACCGATGGCTGCCAAACGCATTTCCATCAACCGCCTGCTCGACGCGCTCAAAACCTGCGCCAAAATCGACCGCATCATCAAAGGCGCGGAAGAAGGCGATGCATGGACTGAGTTCAAACAACTCGTTACCTCGCTGGCCGCCTGA
- the lptE gene encoding LPS assembly lipoprotein LptE — protein MKKILLPALVLLLASCGFHLKGTGVTSQPLPYQNWHVEGRAVMQKALENALRRADGHPVSEAESQITLRVVDFQKRRDIYTITRAAAINEYLLAMTVKAQAFRNGEPVGEPMEVKVHRTMDYADSEVLGKEEEEETIWSEMRIDAADQIVRRLTFLKAQ, from the coding sequence ATGAAAAAAATCCTATTGCCTGCACTCGTCCTATTGCTTGCCTCTTGCGGTTTCCACCTAAAAGGCACAGGCGTGACTTCGCAGCCGCTGCCTTATCAAAACTGGCATGTAGAAGGCAGAGCCGTCATGCAAAAAGCGCTGGAAAATGCCTTACGCCGTGCCGACGGTCATCCGGTTAGCGAAGCCGAATCACAAATCACCCTGCGCGTTGTCGACTTCCAAAAACGCCGCGATATCTACACCATCACCCGCGCTGCTGCAATCAACGAATACCTGCTGGCCATGACCGTCAAAGCCCAAGCCTTCCGTAACGGTGAGCCGGTTGGAGAACCGATGGAAGTTAAGGTTCACCGCACCATGGACTACGCCGATAGCGAAGTTTTGGGTAAAGAGGAAGAGGAAGAAACCATTTGGTCTGAAATGCGCATCGACGCCGCAGATCAAATCGTCCGCCGCCTGACTTTCCTGAAGGCGCAATAA
- the pgeF gene encoding peptidoglycan editing factor PgeF — MKTITDTLNLAPQGKNFLTADWPAPANVKTLITTRNGGVSEGVYRSLNVGSHVGDNLEAVLRNREIVQEQVGLPVAYLNQIHSTIVVNAAEALGNTPDADASVDTTGTVACASMTADCLPVLFCDNAGTVVAAAHAGWRGLAGGVLQNTIEAMNVEPLEIIAYLAPAIGPDAFEVGQDVFDAFCTPMPEAVDAFEDIGGGKYLADIYALARMILHREGVNMIYGGTHCTVLERDTFFSYRRDGQTGRMVSLIWLEK, encoded by the coding sequence ATGAAAACCATCACAGATACCCTAAACCTCGCCCCGCAAGGCAAGAACTTTTTGACTGCCGACTGGCCAGCCCCTGCCAATGTCAAAACGCTTATTACCACGCGCAACGGCGGTGTCAGCGAAGGCGTGTACCGCAGCCTGAATGTCGGCTCACACGTCGGCGACAATCTGGAAGCCGTACTCCGCAACCGTGAAATCGTGCAGGAACAAGTCGGCCTGCCCGTTGCCTACCTTAATCAAATCCACAGCACCATCGTTGTAAATGCCGCCGAAGCATTAGGCAATACGCCTGATGCCGATGCCTCGGTTGATACGACGGGTACGGTCGCCTGTGCTTCGATGACTGCCGATTGCCTGCCTGTCTTGTTTTGCGACAATGCAGGTACAGTCGTTGCAGCGGCTCATGCAGGTTGGCGCGGTTTGGCCGGCGGCGTTTTGCAAAATACCATTGAGGCAATGAATGTCGAGCCGCTGGAAATCATAGCCTATCTTGCGCCTGCCATCGGCCCTGATGCGTTTGAGGTCGGTCAAGATGTATTTGATGCGTTTTGCACCCCCATGCCGGAAGCTGTCGATGCGTTTGAAGACATCGGCGGCGGCAAATACCTTGCCGACATTTACGCTTTGGCGCGCATGATTCTGCATCGCGAAGGCGTGAACATGATTTATGGCGGCACCCATTGCACTGTTTTGGAACGCGATACTTTCTTCTCCTACCGCCGCGACGGACAAACCGGCCGCATGGTCAGCCTGATTTGGTTGGAAAAATAA
- the rluD gene encoding 23S rRNA pseudouridine(1911/1915/1917) synthase RluD, with amino-acid sequence MQNTSFDNEADYSDDLDFPSSPETESCVNLTVPLEMAGGRLDAVLAKLMPDYSRSRLSSWIKEGAVIVNDKPAQPKDKMIGGELIAVTVRPSEENLAFTPEPMDLDIIYEDDTVIVINKPAGLVVHPAAGNWSGTLLNGLLAHCPELSQVPRAGIVHRLDKETSGLMVVAKTLPAQNSLVQQLQERTVKRIYRAVANGIVPFDGKIETQIGRDPHNRLKMAVVKFGGKPAITHVKVLERYLAHSYIECSLETGRTHQIRVHMREANHPLAADPVYGNLRHPCSDAVKEAIKTLGARQALHAYRLSFVHPKTGETVSFEAPMPDDMYHLLSVLRLEAGLDSSLSNEEEWQEKFGMDDDDDWNEDDYDVEVVYVRD; translated from the coding sequence ATGCAGAATACTTCCTTTGATAACGAAGCCGATTATAGCGATGATTTAGACTTTCCGTCATCCCCTGAAACAGAAAGTTGTGTTAATTTGACCGTTCCGCTCGAAATGGCGGGCGGAAGGCTGGATGCCGTATTGGCCAAACTCATGCCCGACTACTCGCGCAGCCGCCTGAGTTCGTGGATTAAAGAGGGTGCAGTCATTGTAAACGATAAGCCCGCGCAACCCAAAGATAAAATGATAGGCGGTGAATTGATTGCCGTTACGGTACGTCCGAGCGAAGAAAACCTCGCATTCACGCCAGAACCGATGGATTTGGACATCATTTATGAAGACGATACCGTCATCGTCATCAACAAACCGGCCGGATTGGTCGTCCATCCTGCCGCAGGCAACTGGAGCGGCACCCTGCTCAACGGCCTGTTGGCGCACTGTCCCGAATTAAGCCAAGTACCGCGTGCGGGCATCGTACACCGTTTGGACAAAGAAACCAGCGGCCTGATGGTGGTCGCCAAAACCTTGCCGGCGCAAAACTCACTGGTTCAACAGCTTCAAGAGCGCACAGTCAAACGCATTTACCGCGCAGTCGCCAACGGCATTGTTCCTTTTGACGGCAAAATCGAAACCCAAATCGGCCGCGATCCGCACAACCGCCTGAAAATGGCAGTCGTCAAATTCGGCGGCAAACCTGCCATTACCCATGTCAAAGTGTTGGAACGTTATCTGGCGCACAGCTACATCGAATGCTCGCTCGAAACCGGCCGCACACACCAAATCCGCGTCCATATGCGCGAAGCCAACCATCCGCTGGCCGCCGATCCTGTTTACGGCAACCTGCGCCATCCATGCAGCGACGCGGTTAAAGAAGCCATCAAAACCCTCGGCGCGCGCCAAGCCCTGCATGCCTACCGCTTGAGCTTTGTGCACCCGAAAACCGGCGAAACCGTTTCCTTTGAAGCGCCTATGCCTGACGATATGTACCACCTGCTTTCCGTCCTGCGTCTGGAAGCCGGTTTGGATTCGTCCCTAAGCAACGAGGAAGAATGGCAAGAGAAATTCGGCATGGACGATGACGACGATTGGAATGAAGACGACTACGATGTCGAAGTGGTTTATGTAAGGGATTAA
- a CDS encoding outer membrane protein assembly factor BamD, with product MKKILLVVSLGLALSACANKGTIDKDAQITQDWSVEKLYAEAQDELNSNNYTRAVKLYEILESRFPNGRYAQQSQLDTAYAYYKDDEPEKALAAIARFQRHHPQHPNMDYALYLKGLVLFNEDQSFLNKLASQDWSDRDPKANRDAYQAFAELVQRYPNSKYAADATERMAKLVDALGGNEMSVARYYMKRGAYVAAANRAQKIVSRYQNTRYVEEALAMMELAYKKLDKPQLAADTRRVLETNFPQSPFLQHEWRSDDMPWWRYWR from the coding sequence ATGAAAAAAATTCTTTTAGTAGTTTCTTTAGGTTTGGCACTGAGTGCCTGCGCAAATAAAGGCACAATCGATAAAGACGCCCAAATTACTCAAGATTGGAGTGTGGAAAAGCTTTATGCCGAAGCGCAAGACGAATTGAACAGCAACAATTATACGCGAGCTGTCAAGTTATACGAAATTTTAGAATCCCGTTTTCCAAACGGCCGCTATGCCCAGCAGTCCCAGTTGGATACGGCGTATGCCTATTACAAAGACGATGAACCGGAAAAAGCCTTGGCTGCCATTGCGCGCTTCCAACGCCATCATCCGCAACATCCGAATATGGACTACGCGCTATACTTGAAAGGTTTGGTTCTGTTTAACGAAGACCAGTCTTTCTTGAACAAGCTGGCTTCCCAAGACTGGTCCGACCGCGATCCGAAAGCCAACCGCGATGCTTATCAGGCGTTTGCCGAGTTGGTGCAACGTTATCCAAACAGCAAATACGCTGCCGATGCAACCGAGCGTATGGCCAAGCTGGTGGACGCTTTGGGCGGTAACGAGATGTCTGTGGCGCGTTATTACATGAAACGCGGTGCTTATGTTGCAGCGGCCAACCGTGCGCAAAAAATCGTCAGCCGTTACCAAAATACCCGTTACGTTGAAGAAGCTTTGGCGATGATGGAACTGGCGTACAAAAAACTGGACAAGCCGCAACTGGCTGCCGATACACGCCGCGTTTTGGAAACTAACTTCCCACAAAGCCCGTTCTTGCAACACGAATGGCGATCTGACGATATGCCTTGGTGGCGTTACTGGCGTTAA
- a CDS encoding ATP phosphoribosyltransferase regulatory subunit, which translates to MKSWQLPEHVADVLPTNARQLESARERLLALFRVHGYELVQPPLMEYSHSLLTHIDAGLSLKTILVVDQLSGRQLGIRADITPQVARIDAHLLSANQGINRLCYAGSVLHARPDGLLNMREPLQAGAEMYGLEGIEADIELIDLMLKSMKIADMGEVLLSLGHIGVFRALANAAHLDEQQSATLLSSMQDKDAEVVSQLVKEWKLDGMWAKAFSLLPRLYGGREVLTLAREKLPELSAVSAALDELQAVCDAFPNQKVHIDLSELRVDNYHTGLLYAAYGSNRHDAVARGGRYDGLGGYFGRARPAAGFSFDLRSFIGRLPAIGRESVVAVDVKDMPAAQEAVDALREQGQCVVIDYGIGYNGSEEVTGRLKQVDGVWKVIALND; encoded by the coding sequence ATGAAGTCTTGGCAGCTTCCTGAACACGTTGCCGACGTGTTACCGACCAATGCCCGACAACTGGAAAGCGCCCGTGAGCGGCTATTGGCTTTGTTCCGCGTGCATGGTTATGAATTGGTGCAACCGCCATTGATGGAATACAGCCATTCCTTATTGACGCATATCGATGCCGGTTTGTCTTTGAAAACCATTTTGGTCGTTGATCAGCTCAGTGGCCGTCAACTCGGTATCCGCGCGGATATTACACCGCAGGTGGCGCGTATTGATGCCCACTTGCTTTCCGCCAATCAAGGCATTAACCGCTTATGCTATGCAGGTTCAGTGCTTCATGCGCGGCCTGACGGATTGCTCAATATGCGCGAGCCTTTACAGGCCGGTGCGGAAATGTACGGCTTGGAAGGCATTGAAGCGGATATTGAATTGATTGATTTGATGCTGAAAAGCATGAAAATCGCCGATATGGGCGAAGTTTTGCTTTCATTGGGTCATATCGGCGTATTCCGTGCTTTGGCAAATGCCGCGCATTTGGATGAGCAGCAATCGGCAACCTTGCTTTCATCAATGCAGGACAAAGATGCCGAGGTCGTCAGCCAGTTGGTCAAAGAGTGGAAACTCGACGGTATGTGGGCAAAAGCGTTTTCATTGTTGCCCCGACTGTACGGCGGTCGTGAAGTGCTGACTTTGGCTAGAGAGAAATTACCGGAATTGTCCGCAGTCAGTGCGGCCTTGGATGAATTGCAGGCAGTATGCGATGCGTTCCCAAATCAAAAAGTACATATCGATTTGTCGGAACTGCGCGTTGACAATTACCATACCGGTTTGCTTTATGCGGCTTATGGTTCAAACCGTCATGATGCCGTGGCACGCGGCGGCCGTTATGACGGATTGGGCGGATACTTTGGACGCGCGCGTCCTGCAGCCGGATTCAGTTTTGATTTACGCAGCTTTATCGGCCGCCTTCCTGCTATCGGACGGGAATCCGTGGTGGCTGTCGATGTAAAAGACATGCCTGCGGCTCAAGAAGCGGTAGATGCTTTGCGCGAACAAGGACAATGTGTCGTTATCGATTACGGTATCGGCTATAACGGTTCGGAAGAGGTTACAGGCCGTCTGAAACAGGTAGACGGCGTTTGGAAAGTAATCGCTTTGAACGATTGA